Genomic DNA from Paenibacillus sp. MBLB1832:
ATCCAGTATTTATTCGATAAGCCCAAAGAGCGATTGCTGGAGAAGGATCTCCAGATCCAAAGTCCTTATAATACGTATTTGAATACGGGATTGCCTCCTGGTCCTATTGCTAGCCCCAGTCTTGCCTCGATGAAGGCGGCGATTTACCCAGAAGAGACGAATTACGTGTTCTATGTGACCAAAAAGGATGGAACGAAAGGCCATTTATTCGCCGAAACGTTTGAAGAGCATAAGAAGAATATTGCCAATAGTAATAAAGCATCGAAATAGGCGGAATTGATTGATTAAGTTAATAGAAGGTGGGTAAGCAGAAAGTGAATAAACCAGAACTAGTCATCTCCTGCGGTACGGTAGAAGATATGAAACGCATGATTCTCGCTGGCGCAGACGCCGTCATTATCGGGGAAGAACGATACGGGCTGCGGCTTCCAGGGAATATCTTCTTGGATGAAATGCAAGAGGCGATTGCTTGGGCACATGAACATGAGTCAAAAGTCTACGTGGCGGTCAATAATATTTTAGATAACAAATCCCTGCATAGTCTTCCTTCTTATTTAACGGCGATCCAGTCATATGGCGCAGATGCGATCCTGTTTGGGGATCCTGCTGTGCTAATCGCAGTTCGTCAGTTGGAAAAAGTGATTGGGCTCCATTGGAATGCCGAGATGACCTCGACGAACTATGCGACAGCCAACTATTGGGGCAAGCAGGGAGCAGTTCGCGTTGTATTAGCGCGTGAGTTAAATATGGAACAGGTCTTGGCGTTCAAAGAGAAATCGGAGATTGCCGTAGAAGTGCAAGTGCACGGAATCACCAATATTTATCATTCGAAGAGAGCTCTAGTCAAAAATTATATGGAGCATCAGGGCAAGCAAGCTGAGGAAGACCGATCGAAGGAGCGGGGATTGTTCCTCATTGAGCACGAGCGCCGCGATCAGCGATATCCAATTTATGAAGATCGTAATGGCACGCATATTATGAGTTCGGAGGATTTCTGTATGCTGGAAAATTTGCCTGAGCTGATCGATGGTAAGATCGATAGTTTGAAAATTGAAGGCTTGTTGAAATCCGCTTTGTATAACGAAACGACAGTGAAAAGCTACCGAGCGGCGATAGACGCTTATATAGCGAATCCAGATACTTACGAGTTCAAGCAAGAATGGCTCGATGCGATCACGGAGCTTCAAGATCCAGATCGTGAGTTAACGTATGGCTTTTTCTACAAAGAACAAGTTTATTGATTGATGATTGAACTGATTGAACATGAAAGAAGGTGCACACCCAGATGTCCACAGCTGTACAAGAACGAGGAAGAGGTAAGCGTGTAAGGCTCGATAAGCCAGAGCTATTAGCTCCTGCAGGTAATTTAGAAAAACTGAAATTCGCGATCCATTATGGTGCAGATGCTGTCTATATTGGCGGACAGAAGTATGGTTTGCGTTCTAATGCTGACAATTTCTCCAAAGAGGAAATGCGTGAGGGCGTCGAGTTTGCTAAACAATATGGAGCCAAAGTATTCGTGGCCACGAATATTTACGCACATAATGAAGACATAGATGGCTTAGAAGACTATCTCCGGGGATTACAAGAAGTGGGTATCTCGGCTATTATCGCAGCTGATCCCATTATTATGGAAACCTGCCGACGCGTCGCACCAGAGCTAGAGGTTCATGTGAGTACCCAGCAATCGGTAATGAACTGGCAAACGGTCCAATTTTGGAAAGAGCAAGGCATTGAGCGTGTCGTATTAGCGCGCGAAGTGAGTATGCAAGAAATTGATGAGATTAAAGCACATGTGGACGTTGAAATTGAGGCGTTCATCCATGGTGCCATGTGCAGCTCGTATTCCGGGCGGTGCGTTCTCTCCAATCATTTCACAGATCGCGATTCCAATCGCGGCGGCTGTTCCCAATCGTGCCGGTGGAAGTACGATTTATTTACCAAAGACCAGCCGGAAGGCGCACCATTGGCAACGGATTTCCCGATGTTTGCGGAGGACGATGATGCGTTCACGATGGGCTCCAAGGATCTGAGTATGATCGATCATATCGCGGATATGATTGAATCAGGGGTAGACAGCTTCAAAATTGAAGGCCGTATGAAAAGTATTCATTACGTGGCAACTGTTGTAAATGCGTATCGACAAGCGATTGATGCGTATTTCGAGGACCCAGATCATTTTGTGCTGAATCCGGTATGGCGGGAAGAAATTTATAAAGCGGCGAATCGCCCTGTGAACGATGGCTTTTTCTATGAGGCGCCAGGGCATGAGGATCATATTTTTGAGCCTGAGGACAAGGTGGTAGGCTTTGATTTCGTAGGCCTTGTGATGGAATATGATGAAGCGACGGGGATGGCCCTCATTCAACAAAGAAATCATTTCAAATCAGGACAAGAGATTGAGTTTTTCGGTCCTAATGGCACTCACTTCAAGCAAGTCGTGGGTCGCATCGAAGATGAATCAGGGCAAGAGTTGACGGCCGCGAGACACCCTCTGCAGCTGATCAGGCTTCAAACGGAAATGCCAGTAAAGAAATGGGATATGATGCGTAAGAAAACAGGAAAATAGTACCATGGAAGCTTTCACCAGTGTGCGTTATATTGGTGAAGGCTTCGTTTTTTTTTATTATTTTAGATCACATTTTAAAGGATATTGGAAATGAATGTCGAAACATGAGTATAACAAGTCATGTAAACCTTTTCATCGAAATTGCAACAGGAATCAAGTATGAATTAGAATGATTGGTGGTGAACGAAATGACAAAAAAACTTCAAGGTATTCGCTCCATGGTTAACAAAGTAGTTCAGGCAGCTGGACAAGTTCGAAGGGGTCGACAAGTCGCCGCAACTGGCAGTTCAGGTACATACGCGGTTAAGGGTGCAAGCAACATTAAGCTGGAGAATCCAGTGAAATCTGTAGGTATGAAGCTGTTTCTGATGTTTTTCGTAAGTATTTTGTTTTTCGTTCTGACAGTAGGTATTATTTCTTATTCCGTGTCCAAAAACGTGATCAAGAACAAAGTATCCGATTCAAGCTTGCAAACGGTCACACAGGCAGGTCAGAAATTAGATTTTCTGTATCAAACGTTTGATGACATTTCGTTGCAAATTATGCTCAACAAGGATTTACAGGAATTGTTGGACAAGATTCCGAAATTGGAAGCGTCCTCCTATGAAGCACTTGATGTTACGCGTCAATTGACAGAGAAATTGAACGTGGTTACCTTCTCGAACAAATCGATTAAAACGCTTCATCTTTATCGCCCAGATGGTAAGTTGATTGTTATCACGGGGTCTGGCGGTTCTTCCTTATCGGAAAACTTATCAAAGGAAGAATGGTTTAAGAAAACGATTGATAATGCAGGGAAAGTCACCTGGTTAGACAGCAAGGTTAAGGGGTATTCAAGCTCCTCTTCGAATACATTTGCGATTAGCCGTTTGATGCGTAATACACTAACGAATTCATCTAGCGGCGTGTTAGTCTTAGAACTTAGCACGGACACACTTGTTAAAGAATTAAGCGGTATTTCATTGGGGGATGACAGTAAAGTCATTATCTCGAATGCGGATAACAAAAATATCGCCCTCAAAGAAATTGCTGAGATCGATAAGCCTGCCACAATTGAGTTAACAAAGGAACAGATGGAAGAAGAAACTGGCTCCTTTATTTCAAAGGATGACCACTTGGTTGCTTTTTACAAATCAAAAGTGTCTGGCTGGAACTTGGTTGGTGACATTCCTGTTAGTTCACTTGTTAAAGATGCGAAGAAAATTTTCAACTACACGATCATTATTGCGTTGGTTGCAGCTGTTGCGGCGATCCTAATCGGTATCTTCGTAGCTAGAATGATTGGCAGTCCGCTCATTAACCTGCGTAACCTTATGCAACAAGGTGCGAAGGGGAAGCTTACCGTTCGTGCTAATTTCAAGTCGCAAGACGAGATTGGCCAATTGGGTAACAGCTTCGACGTGATGATGCAGCAAATTACAACCCTCGTACAGCAGACGAGCACGTCAGCTCAGGCGGTTTTTGAAACGGCTCAGGAATTGACGCACTCCTCTCAAGTAACGGCAACTGCAGCTAGAGAGATCGCTGTCGCAACAGACGAAATTTCCAATGGTGCTGGTGGTCTTGCAACAGAATCCGAGAAGGGGAATGAACTTACCCACCACATCGGCATTCAGATGAAACAAGTAATTGAGGCCAACCTGGAGATGGGAACAGCAGCAGCTGATGTTCAGACATCCTCTGAATTAGGTACGAAGTACATGTCAGAGCTCATTTCTAAAACGAATTTGACGGAAGAAATGATCCGTTCAATGGTTGAGAAAGTCGACCGTTTGAAGGATAGCACGCGTTCCATCCGTAAGATTCTCGATGTTTTGAACAATATGACGAAGCAAACGAATATTCTTTCCTTGAATGCGACGATTGAAGCCGCGCGTGCAGGCGCTGCCGGTAAAGGATTCATGGTTGTTGCGGATGAGATTCGTAAGCTAGCTGATCAATCGAAACAATCCATTGACGTTGTTGGCCAAATTACGGAGACAATTCAACGCGAGATTGATGAGACCGTTAAGGTGCTGTCTACAGCGACACCTATTTTCCAAGAGCAAATCTTGGCTGTTAAAGAAGCAGACACGATTTTCAAACAAGTGACGAATCATATGGGGGGCTTCATTGTTCAATTGAGCACGGTAAGTGATTCCATCTCGACACTTGAACAATCGCAAGTTGTGCTATCCGATGCGATGACGAATGTCAGTGCAGTAGCTGAAGAGTCGCTTGCAACTTCCGAGGAAGTAGCGTCCCTAAGTTCAGAACAGCTGAGCATCAGTGATGGTTTGGTAAAATTGTCAGACAAGCTGGATTTGCTGTCCAAATCACTTACGGATACGTTATCCAAGTTCGAAGTATAAGCGATATCGAGATCCACTCTCCCTCAGGGAGGGTGGATTTTTTTTGATTTTCAACGCAAAATAGCGGTTTGCATCGCATAGAGAATGCCGATAATGGAGACAAAGCAAGTATTCGAACGTAATAGGGGTTAGGGCCTATGAAAGTGAATCAATTGTCTTCCGTAGAAAAACGGCGTATTTTTCTCATGCTGCTCCTGATCGTGCTTCTATTTCTTGGCATTGTCGTAAAGCTCTTCTGGATTCAGATTGCGACCTCAGAGAGCTATTCCTCTCATGATATTAATCTTGTTAAAAATTCGGTCATTCAACGACAACGTGCGCTTGTGCTTGAGAGTGGGAGAGGGGAGATTGTTGATCGTCATCTGCAGCCGCTGACAGGGCAAATTGTAAAAGCCGTTATCGCGTTCCCGATTAATCAGGAGTACGGATTGAAACAGCAAGAGGTCACACAGCTGGTCCGTATTCTCCAAATTAATAAAGATCAATGGGCCTCATTTTCACGCGGATTGAAGGAGCCTCAGATATGGGGGACACAGGACGGTGGAAAACCGATTCAACTGAGTGCGCAGCAGTCGAAAGCGATTGAAGGTCTCGCATTGCCGAATGTAAAAGTTGTAGAGATTGAGGATCGGTATCCGATTGGCATGACGGCGCGGCAGTTAATTGGCTTTATCGGACAAAACCCTGATCGTGTGATGCAGCTCTACAGCAGTGATGTAGAGAAAGGTAAGCTGGAATTGACGACGAAAATCGGAGGCGCAGGCCTTGAGAAGTCGTTTGATAAATGGCTGCGCGGCGTAGGCGAGACGTCCATTTCCTATTTCACTGACGCGGGCAAACGGCCGCTAGCAGGCTTAGATGCGCGAATGATCGCGCCTGGCAATTCCTTTTATCCTGTTAAATTAATCACGACATTGGATCGACAAGTGCAGCGGCAAATCGAGGCGCTAATGGATAAACTGGGTATCCGCGAAGGTGCAGCTGTTGTACAAGAGTCAACACATGGGGATGTCATTGCCATGGCGAGCAGGCCGAATTACAACCCGTCCCAAGTGGATTTAGCGAGTAACAGTTGGAGCAATTATGCGTTGAAATCGACGGCGCCTGGGTCCATTTTCAAAACCGTTGTGGCAGCAGCGGCATTGGATGAGAAAGTAGTTTCGCCGACAGAAACATTTGATTGCAAGGGAGCCATGGGGAAATATGGGTTCACTTGTTGGCGCAAAGATGGCCATGGTCCCCTTACCTTGGAAGAAGGCTATGCGCAGTCATGCAATATCGTATTTGCGGGCGTAATGAAACGTCTGTCTCCAGCCCTGCTCGAGAAATATGCCAATAAGCTAGGCGTCCTGAATGAGGTAGGGTGGACAGGAAAAACCGATACGAAAGATGCATTTGCACAATTTGATTCTGAGGATGCTGGGCAATTGTTCGCCGCGCATACCCCTGAGAATGACGAAGGCGTCTTGATGCAAACGGCAATCGGGCAAAGGGATGTGCGAATGACCCCGTTACAAGCTTCGAACATGGTCGTAACGTTACTGAATGGCGGAAAGGCCTTCTCGCCGAGAGTCGTCCAAGAGATTCAATATCAGACTGGCAGAGAAATGGAGCAATTCCCCGTTAAGAGCTTGGATGTTGAGGCAGGCAAAATTTCAGCGGCGACGAGTCGCACACTCCTTAATTGGATGAGAGAGGTCGTAACAGAGGGAACAGGGCAAGGATTGCTAGGCGCAAAATGGAAGCTGGCGGGTAAATCAGGCACAGCGCAAATTCAAAATGGGAAAGCTCAGAAAGTGAATCAATGGTTCATCGGCTACGGACCTGTGGATACCCCGAAATATGCGGTGTCGGTCGTAATCAAAAATATGGACCCAACGGAAAGCAATAAAGCCATTCCTTTATTCAAAGGGATCATGGATATCCTGGCTAATCAGGCTCCCGCCGCTGCAAACTAAATTTTTTGGTGTTTTTTATTTGAATTTGGCTTACAATGCGGAGGGTACGACTACAACGTTCATTCAGGAGAACTTCATTTTATGTTTAATCAAATAGGGCTGCCAGCCACGCTTCGGATTCTGGATCGTTCGAATGATCATGATTCCGACTCTGTTTTATATGCTTTTGCTTTAGAGGAGCTGCTCTGCCGAGCGATCGGGAAATCGGTGCTGCCTCTCTTACATATTTGGCGGCATCCTAGAGCGTTTGTAATGGGACTTAGGGATAGTAGACTTCCTCAGGCTTCTCAAGCGAATGCATGGCTGCAAAGCCAGGGCTTTGATACCGCTGTACGCAATTCGGGCGGAGCTGCTGTACCGTTAGATTTAGGCGTCGTTAATATTTCTCTGTTGCTTCCCAAAGAAGCGGGGGATATGGAGCATCGCAAAGATTTTGATGGAATGGTAAGTCTGATCCGCGATGTTATGATCTCGATAACAGATCAGATTGATCAAGGAGAAGTCATCGGTTCCTTTTGCCCAGGAGAGTTCGATCTTAGCATTGGGGGGCGGAAGTTTTGTGGCATTGCGCAGCGGAGACAACAACTCGCTATTTCCGTACAAGCCTTTCTAATTGTCGAGGGTGAAGGAGAAGAGAAGGCTGCGTGGGCGCGCGGCTTCTATGAACGTGCTGCAGGGACAGCATCTGAACGGGATTATCCAGTCGTGGAAAGGGATAGTATGGCAAGCCTTGCGGAATGCTTGCAGGCGCCTTTAACAGCGGAGCATTTTGTAAGACAACTGCATGAAGTGCTAAGTGCAAGAGGTGTTCAGGTTGTGGGTGCTGAGGAGATCGAAGGGTATCCTATGCCATCACAGATACATGACATGATCGCGCTAATGAGGGAGCGTTATGCGATTAAGTAGCGCCCC
This window encodes:
- a CDS encoding peptidase U32 family protein → MNKPELVISCGTVEDMKRMILAGADAVIIGEERYGLRLPGNIFLDEMQEAIAWAHEHESKVYVAVNNILDNKSLHSLPSYLTAIQSYGADAILFGDPAVLIAVRQLEKVIGLHWNAEMTSTNYATANYWGKQGAVRVVLARELNMEQVLAFKEKSEIAVEVQVHGITNIYHSKRALVKNYMEHQGKQAEEDRSKERGLFLIEHERRDQRYPIYEDRNGTHIMSSEDFCMLENLPELIDGKIDSLKIEGLLKSALYNETTVKSYRAAIDAYIANPDTYEFKQEWLDAITELQDPDRELTYGFFYKEQVY
- a CDS encoding peptidase U32 family protein yields the protein MSTAVQERGRGKRVRLDKPELLAPAGNLEKLKFAIHYGADAVYIGGQKYGLRSNADNFSKEEMREGVEFAKQYGAKVFVATNIYAHNEDIDGLEDYLRGLQEVGISAIIAADPIIMETCRRVAPELEVHVSTQQSVMNWQTVQFWKEQGIERVVLAREVSMQEIDEIKAHVDVEIEAFIHGAMCSSYSGRCVLSNHFTDRDSNRGGCSQSCRWKYDLFTKDQPEGAPLATDFPMFAEDDDAFTMGSKDLSMIDHIADMIESGVDSFKIEGRMKSIHYVATVVNAYRQAIDAYFEDPDHFVLNPVWREEIYKAANRPVNDGFFYEAPGHEDHIFEPEDKVVGFDFVGLVMEYDEATGMALIQQRNHFKSGQEIEFFGPNGTHFKQVVGRIEDESGQELTAARHPLQLIRLQTEMPVKKWDMMRKKTGK
- a CDS encoding methyl-accepting chemotaxis protein, translated to MTKKLQGIRSMVNKVVQAAGQVRRGRQVAATGSSGTYAVKGASNIKLENPVKSVGMKLFLMFFVSILFFVLTVGIISYSVSKNVIKNKVSDSSLQTVTQAGQKLDFLYQTFDDISLQIMLNKDLQELLDKIPKLEASSYEALDVTRQLTEKLNVVTFSNKSIKTLHLYRPDGKLIVITGSGGSSLSENLSKEEWFKKTIDNAGKVTWLDSKVKGYSSSSSNTFAISRLMRNTLTNSSSGVLVLELSTDTLVKELSGISLGDDSKVIISNADNKNIALKEIAEIDKPATIELTKEQMEEETGSFISKDDHLVAFYKSKVSGWNLVGDIPVSSLVKDAKKIFNYTIIIALVAAVAAILIGIFVARMIGSPLINLRNLMQQGAKGKLTVRANFKSQDEIGQLGNSFDVMMQQITTLVQQTSTSAQAVFETAQELTHSSQVTATAAREIAVATDEISNGAGGLATESEKGNELTHHIGIQMKQVIEANLEMGTAAADVQTSSELGTKYMSELISKTNLTEEMIRSMVEKVDRLKDSTRSIRKILDVLNNMTKQTNILSLNATIEAARAGAAGKGFMVVADEIRKLADQSKQSIDVVGQITETIQREIDETVKVLSTATPIFQEQILAVKEADTIFKQVTNHMGGFIVQLSTVSDSISTLEQSQVVLSDAMTNVSAVAEESLATSEEVASLSSEQLSISDGLVKLSDKLDLLSKSLTDTLSKFEV
- a CDS encoding peptidoglycan D,D-transpeptidase FtsI family protein — its product is MKVNQLSSVEKRRIFLMLLLIVLLFLGIVVKLFWIQIATSESYSSHDINLVKNSVIQRQRALVLESGRGEIVDRHLQPLTGQIVKAVIAFPINQEYGLKQQEVTQLVRILQINKDQWASFSRGLKEPQIWGTQDGGKPIQLSAQQSKAIEGLALPNVKVVEIEDRYPIGMTARQLIGFIGQNPDRVMQLYSSDVEKGKLELTTKIGGAGLEKSFDKWLRGVGETSISYFTDAGKRPLAGLDARMIAPGNSFYPVKLITTLDRQVQRQIEALMDKLGIREGAAVVQESTHGDVIAMASRPNYNPSQVDLASNSWSNYALKSTAPGSIFKTVVAAAALDEKVVSPTETFDCKGAMGKYGFTCWRKDGHGPLTLEEGYAQSCNIVFAGVMKRLSPALLEKYANKLGVLNEVGWTGKTDTKDAFAQFDSEDAGQLFAAHTPENDEGVLMQTAIGQRDVRMTPLQASNMVVTLLNGGKAFSPRVVQEIQYQTGREMEQFPVKSLDVEAGKISAATSRTLLNWMREVVTEGTGQGLLGAKWKLAGKSGTAQIQNGKAQKVNQWFIGYGPVDTPKYAVSVVIKNMDPTESNKAIPLFKGIMDILANQAPAAAN
- a CDS encoding lipoate--protein ligase family protein, whose amino-acid sequence is MFNQIGLPATLRILDRSNDHDSDSVLYAFALEELLCRAIGKSVLPLLHIWRHPRAFVMGLRDSRLPQASQANAWLQSQGFDTAVRNSGGAAVPLDLGVVNISLLLPKEAGDMEHRKDFDGMVSLIRDVMISITDQIDQGEVIGSFCPGEFDLSIGGRKFCGIAQRRQQLAISVQAFLIVEGEGEEKAAWARGFYERAAGTASERDYPVVERDSMASLAECLQAPLTAEHFVRQLHEVLSARGVQVVGAEEIEGYPMPSQIHDMIALMRERYAIK